The Acinetobacter defluvii genome includes a region encoding these proteins:
- a CDS encoding efflux RND transporter periplasmic adaptor subunit, translating to MHNQKNLNKQAGKISQAVLIVIAIVTTVVLAAVILWLNKFAAKTEEHGHAEGHSEQEAHAHVEGEEEHAHAEDEHAKDEHAEAITLTAQQLVEQGVKLATVEHGAVRQQAKYPAKLTVNTDQQAHVSPSFNGHVEAVYVQLGQSVKKGQVLATLLVPDLVDQQANLKLEQSNLALAKQDYERERQLWQQGISAKQDYQRAYNAYQQAQIQVQAAQSRLNAYGAASSSRGQFQLKAPISGVISKKDLVVGENVQLADQLFVIDQLNQLWLEFIVPHADIQRFSPNSQIEFESLQSGTRFKAEIQSLNTEADAQTGRLQVRAKVLSQAAELKPNLMVNVLLQQGSAQGIRIQKSAVQQVEGQNVVFVAATQGKNIEFSAQPVQLNTEMNDPEWVNVLSGLKVGQKYAAQGSFLLKSELEKGEATHEH from the coding sequence ATGCATAACCAGAAAAATTTAAACAAGCAAGCAGGTAAAATATCTCAAGCCGTTTTAATTGTCATCGCAATCGTGACCACAGTGGTTTTGGCTGCGGTAATCCTATGGCTGAATAAATTTGCTGCAAAAACCGAAGAACATGGACACGCTGAAGGGCATTCTGAACAAGAAGCTCATGCACATGTTGAAGGTGAAGAAGAGCATGCACATGCTGAGGATGAACATGCGAAAGACGAGCATGCTGAAGCGATCACATTAACAGCGCAACAATTGGTAGAACAAGGCGTAAAACTTGCCACAGTTGAACACGGAGCAGTGCGACAACAAGCGAAATATCCTGCCAAATTAACTGTAAATACCGATCAGCAAGCGCATGTTTCGCCAAGTTTTAATGGGCATGTTGAAGCAGTGTATGTGCAATTAGGACAAAGCGTGAAAAAAGGACAAGTGTTGGCAACTTTACTTGTGCCAGATTTGGTCGATCAACAAGCCAATTTGAAATTGGAGCAATCCAATTTGGCACTAGCAAAACAAGACTATGAACGTGAACGTCAACTGTGGCAGCAAGGAATCTCAGCAAAGCAAGATTATCAACGTGCTTATAATGCCTATCAGCAAGCGCAGATTCAGGTACAAGCAGCCCAATCACGTTTGAATGCCTATGGTGCAGCCAGTTCGAGTCGTGGGCAGTTCCAACTCAAAGCCCCAATTTCAGGGGTGATCAGTAAAAAAGATTTGGTGGTGGGTGAAAATGTGCAATTGGCAGATCAGCTTTTTGTGATTGATCAACTGAATCAGTTATGGCTTGAGTTTATTGTTCCGCATGCAGATATTCAACGTTTTAGCCCAAATAGCCAAATTGAGTTTGAGTCTTTGCAGTCAGGTACACGTTTTAAAGCTGAAATTCAAAGTTTAAATACCGAAGCAGATGCGCAAACAGGACGTTTACAAGTCCGTGCCAAAGTGCTGAGTCAAGCGGCTGAATTAAAACCGAACTTGATGGTGAATGTCCTCTTACAACAAGGTTCAGCGCAGGGTATTCGTATTCAAAAAAGTGCAGTACAGCAAGTCGAAGGTCAAAATGTGGTCTTTGTGGCTGCAACGCAGGGTAAAAATATTGAGTTTTCAGCGCAACCTGTACAGTTAAATACTGAAATGAATGATCCTGAATGGGTGAATGTGCTTTCGGGTCTAAAAGTTGGACAAAAATATGCAGCACAGGGCAGTTTCTTACTGAAATCTGAATTGGAAAAAGGCGAGGCGACCCATGAACATTAA